Part of the Notamacropus eugenii isolate mMacEug1 chromosome 5, mMacEug1.pri_v2, whole genome shotgun sequence genome is shown below.
TATAGAGAAAGAGATGACAGGTTCCCAAGGATATTATATATGACATACATTTGTACTCTAGCATCTCATCACATTATAATATAACTTGGTTCCTATGGTCAATCCTCGACACCCCCTGCCCCTGTCATGGTACCTTCTCCTGCAGAGCATGAACCTTCTTCTGCAGAGTGAAAAAGTCTTACATCTAAAAGATGCTCATCAAGATGAGCAGGGAAAACCCCTTAGCAAGCATCCTAAGAGAGACAAAAACAACACATATAACCTCCTAGATGTTCCTTGGAACCTGTGCTTCAGGTCATCGTATTTAGATCTCAATGCATTGAAAATCATCTCCTTTCCATAAGTTTCCTTCCCTCTATTTCCCATCCTATAGAAAATCTTGGACCTTTCTAGGCATTTATCACTTAGTCATTCAGCAAACAGTTGTTAAAATGCCTACTAAGTGCTATGCCTTGTGGTAATAGCTAAGATggtaagaaagaaatgaaactgttcctgccttcaaagagcttatgttctatgggggagacaatatggatgcatatatacacatgtatgcacacgtgtgtacatgtatgtatgtgttgacTCTCCTTGACCCCATAGACCAtgctgttcatggggttttcttggcaaagattctgtagtggtttgtcatttcctactctAGCGTATTAAGGTAAacaaaggttgaatgacttgcccgtGAATACAAAGCTagtatctaaagccagatttgaactcaggtgttcctgactccaggcctagtattCTGTCtcctgagctacctagctgcctatgtatatgtatatatgtaagtatatgtgtgtatgtatttgtgtgtgtatatatgtaagtgtatatggGGATTGAGGGGGTGGGGAATAGAAATGAAAGTGGATTTGAATACACCCCATGGAACACCTTAATTCATGCTTTATTCCAATCCAATACTTCCTCCCAGCCCCCATCATATTTACAAAATAGTTACACAAAGGGattaggggaggggagggtacCAGATAAAAGTCCTCTCTGTTTCTTCTGAAGTGCTGATAACTTGGGTTTCCTGGGGGTGATTTATTAAGATAATTGTTATGCCTGCAACAGAATTAGAGGTATCTGTTTTGCATATTTTTCACTAATTCATTAGAGGCCAGAGTTTAGTGGCTGGCTaactacattttttttcacagaagtaaatatatatatatgtatatatatcagcTGGTAAAATAGAGACCGGAAGTTTGTTGTTTTTACCAGTTGGAGTTCTTCCTACGCATTTAAGGGTTAGCATAAATCTTCCTTTAATAAAGCAGTGAAcaattcacatacacacatatacatttgcaCATACACTCTGACACCTATAATTAAATAACTgctatttatatagagctttaaggcttGTAAATtgtttacatgtattatttcatgtgtgcctcacaaccaccttgtaagagttatttccactttacagtaaaggaacctgaggctcagagacattaagtaacttgctcatacTGATCTAGTTCGTAAAGTGTAGGAGGCAGGGTGGAAATCAGCTCTCTTCTGAGCTTACTTGGCATGTTTTCCACTCTCCCTTGTTACTTCCAGATGCAGTGAGTAAAGGTAGTCACTGGATTGCTGGATCAAGTCACAAGTCCTGGATACACATCCTGATTCTTCTGCTTTAttaattttgtgaccttgggcaaatcacttagcctctttctGCCATTCCTTCcttatttaggattagattacttctATTAAGGATTAGAAGGATAAGATGTTATTTTAGATCATAGGTTCCCAAAGCTGGTGATATTgttttctggggggggggggggggtgttgtaATGATTCAGGGTGCAGTAGTAGTCTTGGGTGAAATTTGGGggagttgaataaaaataagggggcaatgGAAgcttaaggaaagaagagaagacaatttTGAGAAAAACATTCGTACATGTTTCATCtcttgtgtaacagagttaaacttgtagtgattacattattttccaaacatgcaaaatgcaagttataactgatgaGTGATCGCATCCATTGACAAGTCTTAACAAGTATGTGTTGTCAGGCGAAAGTGTGgcgcattgttgggaagtccagtgTACATCGGCAGGACTATGTGCTTATAATGAGTTGTTTACAatatggttacatgacacaatattgcatcatcaagaTCTCAACACAGgaaaaaaccacaaatttacaataacattaaaatttaagatgcatcatttaaaaatattttatatattttgaaatgatgcaaattaaaaaagaaacactaaGGGTTAAAGAATGTAGATTTCCAGGGCAGCActgggtaatttttttaaagggaggtgGTAggcaaataagtttgggaactttTGTTCTAGATGATCGAAAGGCAGCTGagtggtacagtgaatggagCTATATGTacacctagagtcaagaagaccttcaTTCTCATCCAACTTAAAACATTTGCTAGCTCTGAGACTCTGGGATTTGTCTACCTCCCTTTCTTCAATTATCAAATGGGGATCCTAGTGACACCTACTTcgtagggttgtgaggatcaaatgaaataataattttaaagtacttggcacaatgcctaTTATGTGGTAGGTCCTTAATagatatttggttttttttctttcttcctgatgCAGCTTTAAGTATATAAACTGTGAACCTCTCTAATATCCCTAGGAATCTCACTCTTCCAACATAACAGTATGTTGTTTCTGTTTGTTGTAGGTCAGATGGATTAACCGGCTCTCATTCGGAAGGAACCTAATGGATCAGTTACCCTGCTATATGTCCTGAATGTTGTTTGGGTCTGGGAACTGttctaaaaaatgtttaaagcagGACAAAAATGTGACAGTGACATGGGACTCCAAGCAGCTTGAGAAGCATCTTACAATTAATTGCTTTGCAATTGGAAAGAAGCACTTTTACCTTTTGTTGGGCCACCAGGAAAGTCACTTCCCCCACTGAAGGGTTAAAATGAGTGCCCCATTGGTTCCCCACAAATCATGTTACACTCAGGTGCAAGACAACAGAAATGGAGtgaaaaacaataatgaaagTATTCCAAGTCTGGGAGACACAAATGCCAACCAAGTTACTTCAGAGCTAAGTCCCTGTGTTGGTGAGACTAAGAGATGCGGTCTTGTAGAAGAAATTGGAAATGGAAACATAGGTGGATCAGAGACTATCCCCCAGCTTCACAAGGAGTTTCACCAGCTTCAGGGATATGGTAACGAAGCCCAGAGTGAACACATCAGTCTGAAAGAGTTTAAGATTGCTTCTGCTACTTTGCTCAGGGATCTGAGTGAGGAGTACATGACGGAGGAAGCTGCAGATGTGTCAATTCCTCAGCTGATCCAGGGACCAGAGCTATCCAGTCTGAAAAGTGTTGTGCATGGGGCCCATCCAGAGGTTCTTGCTATAAGTGATACTGACATTATCCAGCATGTGTCTAGGGAGAAACTGGCCAAAATCCAGggaagcaaagaactgaaaaggcATTCTTTGGAAAGAGCAAGCAGCTTTCCTGCTCAAATGGAAGCATTGACAAAAGAGCGTACCCGTAGCCTAGCTCATAAACACTTCCAGCCTGTTTTGCTTGATCGCATCGAAGCATCATCCCATCATGTTGCTGGTGGTGCAGAGATATCACAGACGACAGCAGTGGATCACCTTCTAAGGACAGTGTTTTATCCACATGACAATACCTCAGAGGAAAAGATTGTGTTTTATCCTAAACCATCTACCTCAGAAACCAAGGAAACTGTTCTCCCAGCAACCCACACGGATGGGAGAAATTCTCCGAATGTTGGCATTGAAAGCACACCCCATCCTGCACACAGAGATTCTCCTCTCGCTTTTACTGTAGCACCTGAGGGGATCTTGAATAAGCCAGAAGCACAATTAGGTCAGGGAGAGGAGGGGCCCAAACTAGAGATGAAAAATGTACCGTCCTTGCAGCCTGAGGTTGTTGGGGAGCAAAAAATGCTCCAAGTTGAATGGCAGGACTTGCCAAAGGTAGAAAGCATGGCAACATTGGAGAAGAAAGAATGGattgaggaaaaagaaggaggaagagaccCTTCCCTTCAAGGTTTGTGTGAGGAAGCAATGAATCCTGTCATAAGTCAAGTAACAACTTATGCAGATAGCAGTCAAGGCCTTTCAGatttggggagaggaaggagtgaCAATGAGAAGGTAAATACTCTATGTGATGAAGGTTCAGTAGTTACTGCTCAGAAACTGGGGTCCATTCTCCCTGTTGCCTTAGGGACTGACAGCGATCAGCTCAGTGGTGAAGGTGCACTAGCCACGGCTAAATGCTCAGGTGGAGCTGTACTGGGTAGCATTCCCATGGTTGATGGTCACACAGCATTTACTCCTGACAGTCTAATTGAGAACAAAGCCTTGAAAGTTAATGAGAATAAAGGTACAGTAGGTGGAGGAACCATCACAGTTTCAGCTCTGGACCCTTCGAGTCAAGCAAACAGTGAACATCCCATCAATCAGTACAGTGGTTTagaaggaatgaaggatgaacagactGCTGCCTCTCCTGAAAATAAGCTCCTTCCTGATGAAGTTGCCAGTGAGGTTGAGACAGTTGCAGGAAGAACCATTGGCTCTCTTAGCATCCCTAGACCATTTCAGGCAGTGACAGCTGTGGATGTGAACCATCAACCCATACCATCCAACAGCAATCTGAAGAACTTTTCCCCATTTCACAATGACACAGTGTCATCTTCTGCCATCCTACCTCCCATCGATAGTGCGCAGTTACTGAACATGTCTTCTAAAGTGCCTAATAAGACTGCTTGCAACAGCGGGATTCCCAAGCCAATCTTGGCACATTCCAAGGACTCTCTTCCCAACCAGGGGGAGGTTGAGAGTGACTTTGTTGAGAAACCCgaagaaaagatggaaacagaGCCCGTTATCATGCCTAAACCCAAACATGTGAGACCCAAAATCATCACGTACATCAGGAGGAATCCTCAGGCCCTTGGTCAGGTGGATACTTCATTGGTTCCAATGGGGCTGCCTTATGCCACTCCATCATGCGGCATGCCCATGTCAAAAGATCAGAAGACAACAAGTGGTGACCTCAAACCAGCCACTAACCTCTATGAAAAATTCAAACCAGACTTGCAGAAACCACGAATCTTCAGTTCTGGATTAATGGTATCTGGGATCAGGCCTCCAGCACATCATTTTAGTCAAATGAGTGAGAAGTTTTTGCAGGAGGTAAGAGAATGAAGTCTCAGTATGATGTATGATTTGTGTTTTACCTCTTACAGGAAGTTTGCAGTGATGGCTGGCAGTTAGGTGCTCTTCTCTAGCAAGTATCTGATGTTCATAGATGCAACTGATACTTCTAACTagagaagagaagtgacttgacATTTTGGGCTGTATAATCATAATCCAATGAGTTCAAAGTAGAGCATAATTCATTTAGATACAGCTTTATTGTATAAGTAAATAACAAGCAAGAGAAGAGGAGAATAAAGCATAAATACTCTCTTTAAATTGTTCAGATCTCCATTTGCACAGGTTTCTTTTGAGAGATCTTTcaacctttctcctctctctctctctctctctctctctctctctctctctctctctctctctctctctctctctctctctctctctgtgtgtctctctctctgtgtgtgtgtgtgtctctctctctctcctccccatctctgtctctgtctctcttctcccctctacccccccactcccccttctcttcctctctctttccctccctctctccttccctccctctctcctctctctctctgtttcacacacacagagttggcAGTGCATATGAATTGAGTTTTTGAAGAGGAGGATTCTCCccatctttgtcatttttttgagAATAAGCACTCGTGTCACAATCATCCAATAAAAGGAACCTTGTCTAGGGACAAGACCAAGTTATCACCAATTTCTCTGattcacttccaaattttcctttccttgttttATTTCTACATTGTTTTGTACATGCtagtcacttaataagtgtttgatgaattaagttgaatttttcttttccttctctgtatgcCTTTGTACCTTGGAAAAGAAATTTGTGTTATGACTGGATATTTTCCCCAGAAATTTATTCTCTTTGGCCTTTTGAAATCATTCCCAAAACTTGGAAAGGTAGACTGAGTTGCACATATATATCACTTCAGTCATTCTACTGGGCCAAAGCTGATTGAAATGatggattttccatttccttctgacTAACAGCCCTTATGCTCACCATGAGTCCTGTTTCCACACTGATGGGAACAGCAGAGATCTTTGAACTATGCCTTGTACAGAGTATATTCTTAAAATAAATGTGTGTTAAATTGAATCAGACACCTTTGATTGTTTCCCCTAGGCTATAGGATAGAGACAAGGAGCCCGAGGGCTGGCCATGATTAGTTCCTTTGCCATATGAGAATATGGTTTAGCTGGTAAATAACCAATGAAATGCAGACTGTGATAAATTAAACATGGGTCAAGAAAAGAAGGGATGGGTTATGTGATGTTTCAGAGAGGCTAGAATGATTACCCCTACTGCTTTTTATAAAGAGTATCTCAGGGCAGAGATCTTAGATAATTTTCCAAGTGTGATTCTGAAGAGTGATGACTTCAGTTTGCCTCTGCTAAGATAACAAATTCCTAAATAACAGGAATAGAAGTGAGTTTCAGATGAAGAAGCCatgcatttttaataaaatgtctgagactaccaaaaaaaaaaaaaccaaccctttTGACTGCTTGCTTTCCTGTTCTTATTGATAAGGCCCCTTCAGGTATCACAGCAGGGTCATGAACACAGACAGATTAGCACAGCATCTTTCCTAGTAGAGAGGATATTAGGGATCCTACCTGTTATCCATTCCTCTGGGCTATTTCTGAGTGGGTGGTCCTGTACTTGTAGGGAGGTAAACCTGGACAGAGGGGCCCTAATAATAGGAATGCCCAAGGCAAAAGGTAGGGAGACAATAGTCTAACCCTTGTGTGGGGTGACTGTCCTGTGTTAATCTAATCAGATTTTAACTTTTATATTGCTGGttttaggatttaaaaaaataagtaaagtaCCTTTTAATTCCTTTTGGAATTTTTGTCTAATAACCTGTGCATAAGAATATATTCCCACCATTAGAGAAGCATTTTATATTAATCTGTGTGTTTTTGGCCAGTCTCTGCTACCTCAAGTGCTCTGTCAACAGAGATGAAAGGAAGTGGTTTGAAGCTTTTTGCAGGTTGGACTGTCCTATTAAAAATGCATGGTTTTTATGTTAGAAGCTCATTTCTATTCCTGATACTGAGAGATTTGTTATTTAACTGGAGGCAAATTCTCTAACAAAATGACAAGTCATGGTAGCTAATGATATCCTCTGGGTCATCTTGGAAGGAGTGAGTTTGACCTGGGAACAACATCTGTTTCCAAAGAACTAAGAAAttacagagaagatcaaaacacaagaGAAGCTGTTAAATGGACCTGGGGAAGCGGAGGTTAGCAAAGAAGACTAGTTTGGCATTAATAATTACCTGAAAGGGAACACCTGTTTAAAAGTGGCAAGCTGTCAATATGTCAgcaaccaaaattttaaaaattagttctgtgagcatatttagaaaaaaaaaatgagaaaacaaaactagatCCAGAGAGCtgcctctccccccccccccaaaagatcAGAAAGCAAAGAGGGAATGTTCTTTCATAGGAACATAATTTGACACTCTCTGAATTCATATATCTATTGTAGCAATCATGTCCACTTTGCAATGTAATTCTGATAATAAAAGCTTTGAAGAACTAATCTCTCACTTTAATAATGGCAGTTCTAAGGAGAATTTTGTATCTTTTCCAGTATTAAAAGGGTGTCAAATTGAACAGTTAGGATCAAAGCTTTTATAGCTTCTATTAAAATGTATTGTTTAAATGCTTATAATTGCTAAATAGAGAGTGGTTTGACGTGTTAAATGCATTGTAAGTTATAGTAGAGTTAATTAACCgatatatttttgcacatgtagccCCAGGCactatttttcattaaattttaaaggaaattgaaTCATGATTTTCacctcatttttaaatttttaatataaatgagATACAGTAAATATTAATAGGCTTTACCAGTGCCataagattttccatttaaaaggACTTTTCATAAGTAGGACTCTAATCTAGACCATTAACTTCAAGGAAAAATATACTTATCTTAAattttggggagaaagagaagcttTGATCCAACTTGTCTGGGAATAATTACCTTAATCataggagaaagaggaagtaTCTGCTATCCAGAACATGATGGGCTAATTCAGGTTACTTCAACTTTTAATCGTTTAAATGCAGCAAGGTTGTTCGATAATAtactttttgttttcagttttgaaaatTAGCCCACTCTTTCTGGGTAACAGCAGTATTTTCCAGTGCTGGCTTAGATCTTTGCCTACTGAAGGGCTGATATTCTTCATATAGACGGATAGTGTCTGTCTCCTTATTTGCAAGGCTTCATTGCCATTGAGATCTCCTCAGTAACAGAATAAGTTTTCATAATATTTAGATTTTCTGAcagttttcctctttgttttaaCCATTTGGATAAGCACTCCCATGCCATCTCATGAGCTCATGCAAAAGACCTTGAAGACAGAAACTTGCACAATTACTGTTAtgtcttcttaaaataatatatattactcAGCAACGTTATTCCAGAACAGGAAAAGATCATATAAAACAATTTATACATCAGGAAACTGCAAAAATTACCACACAGCTAATTGGTAGTAGTATTGGAACTAGAATTCAGGCCTCCTGACTCCTTTGTCCATCATGTCCCACCatcttgtttttattcttctaattgtttctttttctgaaggttgcagagagacctgggaaagaaGAATTTTGTTCACCTCCATATACCCATTATGAAGTCCCTCCCACTTTCTATCGATCTGCCATGCTTCTTAAACCTCAGCTGGGATTGGGTGCGATGTCCCGGCTGCCATCTGCCAAAAGCAGGATTCTGATTGCAAGTCAGAGGTCTTCAGGCACTTCTCTTCATCCACCAGGACCAATTGCAAATGCTACCAATCTCTATCATTCTGATCCTTCAGGTAAGTATTTAAATAATTGCTCTCTGATGTTTCTTAATGAGAACACATAAAATAGAATTAACTGAGATTATTAATAGCTACTGACACTTTGAGAGAAACTTTTTTCATCATTAAAAGTTGTGTCTTCCATGGGATAGGTAACTGCCTCAGATTGATCAATTCCTTCCCATTTGCAAGGTATTGACTTACTGTTCAATTTCTAGTCTTATTATCCTCCCACCAAAAAATAGTTTAAAGGATATTAATTTTCATGGGCAAGAGATAAGTggtatttgctttttctttggtcTGGACCTATGAGGTAATCAATGTGGGCATCTCCCACCATGGAAGCTCCCACATTGGATGCAGTTAGCTAAATCATCTGacacttagagtcttagagagttccctTGGGACATTAATTCTTGACAAATTAAGC
Proteins encoded:
- the MTUS2 gene encoding microtubule-associated tumor suppressor candidate 2 isoform X1 → MSAPLVPHKSCYTQVQDNRNGVKNNNESIPSLGDTNANQVTSELSPCVGETKRCGLVEEIGNGNIGGSETIPQLHKEFHQLQGYGNEAQSEHISLKEFKIASATLLRDLSEEYMTEEAADVSIPQLIQGPELSSLKSVVHGAHPEVLAISDTDIIQHVSREKLAKIQGSKELKRHSLERASSFPAQMEALTKERTRSLAHKHFQPVLLDRIEASSHHVAGGAEISQTTAVDHLLRTVFYPHDNTSEEKIVFYPKPSTSETKETVLPATHTDGRNSPNVGIESTPHPAHRDSPLAFTVAPEGILNKPEAQLGQGEEGPKLEMKNVPSLQPEVVGEQKMLQVEWQDLPKVESMATLEKKEWIEEKEGGRDPSLQGLCEEAMNPVISQVTTYADSSQGLSDLGRGRSDNEKVNTLCDEGSVVTAQKLGSILPVALGTDSDQLSGEGALATAKCSGGAVLGSIPMVDGHTAFTPDSLIENKALKVNENKGTVGGGTITVSALDPSSQANSEHPINQYSGLEGMKDEQTAASPENKLLPDEVASEVETVAGRTIGSLSIPRPFQAVTAVDVNHQPIPSNSNLKNFSPFHNDTVSSSAILPPIDSAQLLNMSSKVPNKTACNSGIPKPILAHSKDSLPNQGEVESDFVEKPEEKMETEPVIMPKPKHVRPKIITYIRRNPQALGQVDTSLVPMGLPYATPSCGMPMSKDQKTTSGDLKPATNLYEKFKPDLQKPRIFSSGLMVSGIRPPAHHFSQMSEKFLQEVAERPGKEEFCSPPYTHYEVPPTFYRSAMLLKPQLGLGAMSRLPSAKSRILIASQRSSGTSLHPPGPIANATNLYHSDPSADLKKASSSNATRANLPKSGLRPPGYSRLPAAKLAAFGFVRSSSISSASSNQSADSVQSDQNKTAHRSNFVNEDQPAPKAAVLSKDAPKGTSRTTAQAANIVTTPRRSLLPAPKPTSIPAGSKKEVQKDQEANKPAVSSPKRLAASTTKLHSPGYPKQRAAIPRNGFATKPDLQAREAERQLVQRLKEKCEEQSKQLSYVQGELKRAIRGFEVFAVSTQYFFGKNESALVKEKELSIELANIRDEVAFNTAKCEKLQKEKEDLERRFEDEVKRLRWQQQAELQDLEERLQQHYVGEVKRLQEDHRMQLTRLKCQHEEQVEDISATHEATLLEMENNHSVAIAVLQDDHEHKVQELMSAHELEKKELEDSFEKLRLSLQDQVDTLTFQSHSLRDRAKRFEEALRRNTEEQLEVALAPYQHLEEDMNSLKQVLEMKNQQIHQQEKKIIELEKLAEKNIILEEKIQVLQQQNEDLKARIDQNTVVTRQLSEENANLQEYVEKETKEKKRLSRTNEELLWKLQTGDPTSPIKLSPTSPIYRSSSGPPSPAKMSTAPR